A portion of the Krasilnikovia cinnamomea genome contains these proteins:
- a CDS encoding peptidase domain-containing ABC transporter: MRPRCIEQLTATECGLCCCAMLLRFAGAGVDVHELRMRYQVGRDGLTVADLSRILRENGVRPHVYRTSAAGVAGLGVPAICHWQRSHFVVAYAFDARGVTLLDPGAGRRRVTHAEFAESFSGLAVTADAAAVGRRPRRAPGVRVLARFAWEKRALLSLVLVLSLATSAVPLGIPALLESLFGGAQASVSAGLLLAGVALAFALVLFVRTVAGVIASVAVGRSLARAVFDRLLRLPYGFTESRGPGELMFTLESVQQLRSLLCNDLVLVLVGAVVSVVLLGWLAMLSWAALVATLGLIVVLVLAASAATGAVRRSAYAETRARAELQTTQLSAISGLEVIKTNGMESAYVQQWQRRSDAVQRQFTRLQVVQGMFNALMAGMMFVGPLVILAQVVPAHAAPGVSLVVSVQALTGLLLSQVNLMVGSFTRLAQASSLLVRVADVLLRPADDLFRGAVRARPAGAIEVSGVSFAYGTFGRRVVDRASLTVPAGAKVAIVGPSGCGKSTLARLLVGLHRPAAGRITIGGVDLRDYDREDFYDAVAYVPQNVVLEYGTVRDNIRWGAGERADEQVYEAARRVGLHDEILALPLGYDTPVASLGHNFSGGQRQRISLARAAFKHASVVVLDEATSSLDNLSEAAVTAYFDSLRATRVIIAHRLTSVVDADLIVVMDRGAVVESGTHDELSRRGGLYRSLYELTAGAEQYSPTGGFA; this comes from the coding sequence GTGAGGCCCCGGTGTATCGAGCAGCTCACAGCCACCGAGTGCGGGCTCTGCTGCTGCGCGATGCTGCTCCGCTTCGCCGGTGCCGGGGTCGACGTGCACGAGCTGAGGATGCGTTACCAGGTGGGACGCGACGGGCTCACGGTCGCCGACCTCTCCCGGATCCTCCGGGAGAACGGCGTACGTCCCCATGTCTACCGCACGTCCGCGGCCGGGGTGGCCGGGCTCGGTGTGCCGGCGATCTGCCACTGGCAGCGCTCGCACTTCGTGGTCGCGTACGCGTTCGACGCGCGGGGAGTGACCCTGCTCGACCCCGGCGCGGGCCGGCGCCGGGTGACCCATGCCGAGTTCGCGGAGTCCTTCTCCGGTTTGGCGGTGACCGCCGATGCGGCGGCCGTCGGGCGGCGCCCGCGGCGGGCGCCGGGCGTTCGCGTGCTGGCCCGCTTCGCGTGGGAGAAGCGGGCGCTGCTAAGCCTCGTCCTGGTGCTCTCGCTGGCCACCTCGGCGGTTCCACTGGGCATCCCCGCCCTGCTGGAGTCGTTGTTCGGTGGCGCGCAGGCCTCGGTGTCGGCCGGTCTGCTGTTGGCGGGGGTCGCATTGGCGTTCGCGCTCGTACTGTTCGTGCGTACGGTGGCCGGTGTGATCGCCTCGGTGGCGGTCGGCCGGTCGCTTGCCCGGGCGGTTTTCGATCGATTGCTGCGCCTGCCGTACGGCTTCACCGAGAGTCGGGGGCCGGGGGAGCTGATGTTCACCCTGGAGTCCGTGCAGCAGCTACGGTCACTGCTCTGCAACGATCTCGTGCTGGTGCTAGTAGGCGCGGTGGTCAGCGTCGTCCTGCTGGGGTGGCTGGCCATGCTCTCCTGGGCTGCGCTGGTGGCCACGCTGGGCCTGATCGTGGTGCTGGTGCTCGCAGCGTCGGCCGCCACCGGCGCGGTGCGCCGGTCCGCGTACGCGGAGACGCGCGCTCGCGCGGAGCTGCAGACGACCCAGCTTTCCGCCATCTCCGGACTTGAAGTGATCAAGACCAACGGCATGGAGAGCGCGTATGTGCAGCAGTGGCAGCGACGCAGCGACGCGGTGCAGCGGCAGTTCACCCGGTTGCAGGTCGTCCAGGGCATGTTCAACGCCCTGATGGCGGGCATGATGTTCGTTGGTCCGCTCGTCATCCTGGCTCAGGTGGTGCCGGCTCACGCGGCCCCCGGCGTGTCACTGGTGGTGTCGGTGCAGGCGCTGACCGGCCTGCTGCTCAGCCAGGTCAACCTGATGGTGGGGTCGTTTACCCGCCTCGCACAGGCGAGCTCCTTGCTGGTCCGGGTCGCCGACGTGCTGCTGCGCCCGGCCGACGACCTTTTCCGCGGCGCCGTACGCGCCCGCCCGGCCGGAGCTATCGAGGTGTCCGGTGTGTCGTTCGCGTACGGCACGTTCGGCCGCCGGGTCGTCGACCGAGCGAGCCTCACCGTGCCGGCCGGCGCGAAGGTCGCGATCGTCGGTCCCTCCGGCTGCGGCAAGAGCACCCTGGCCCGGCTGCTGGTGGGGCTGCACCGTCCGGCTGCGGGCCGGATCACCATCGGCGGTGTTGACCTGCGCGACTATGACCGTGAAGATTTCTACGACGCGGTGGCGTACGTGCCGCAGAACGTGGTCCTGGAGTACGGCACGGTCCGCGACAACATTCGCTGGGGTGCCGGCGAGCGCGCCGACGAGCAGGTTTACGAGGCCGCCCGGCGGGTCGGCCTGCACGACGAGATCCTGGCGCTGCCTTTGGGCTACGACACGCCAGTGGCCTCGCTGGGGCACAACTTCTCGGGCGGCCAGCGGCAGCGCATCAGTCTGGCCCGTGCCGCCTTCAAACACGCCTCGGTGGTCGTGCTCGACGAGGCGACCAGCTCGCTGGACAACCTGTCCGAGGCTGCGGTGACCGCATATTTCGACAGCTTGCGGGCCACCCGTGTGATCATCGCGCACCGGCTGACATCGGTGGTCGACGCGGACCTGATCGTCGTGATGGACCGGGGCGCGGTGGTGGAATCCGGCACCCACGACGAGCTGAGCCGCCGCGGCGGACTCTACCGGAGTCTGTATGAGCTCACGGCTGGCGCGGAACAGTACAGCCCGACTGGAGGATTCGCATGA
- a CDS encoding ABC transporter permease subunit, which yields MTVMNLGAALSFELSKIRTLRSTAWNLGLFLVVSVALAITTGYFLRITYTDLSASAQQRFDPIGAGHSGLQLGLLALVILGVLVVTSEFSSGTIRSSLTAVPRRGVFFTSKLLAGALVAFAASVVVVVVSFFATQAALGSHSVGIGDDGVLRSLVGAVLYTTLLTVFAMGLATVLRSAALTIGILIPLFFMVSTILANIPHVQKVAQFLPDIAGGQILYREPQGTTVLNPWTGLAVLVAWTAAAVVGGFLVIRRRDA from the coding sequence ATGACCGTGATGAACCTGGGCGCGGCCCTTTCATTCGAGCTGAGCAAGATTCGTACGCTGCGTTCCACCGCCTGGAACCTCGGTTTGTTCCTGGTGGTCAGCGTGGCACTGGCGATCACGACGGGATACTTTCTGCGGATCACTTACACCGACCTCAGCGCGTCGGCGCAACAGCGGTTCGATCCGATCGGTGCTGGCCACAGCGGACTGCAGCTCGGTCTGCTCGCACTGGTGATCCTCGGTGTCCTCGTCGTGACCAGCGAGTTCTCCTCCGGAACCATCCGCAGCTCGCTGACCGCGGTGCCACGTCGCGGCGTGTTCTTTACCTCGAAGCTGCTCGCCGGTGCCCTGGTGGCGTTCGCCGCCTCGGTCGTGGTGGTGGTCGTCAGCTTCTTCGCCACGCAGGCCGCGCTCGGCTCGCACAGCGTCGGGATCGGCGACGACGGTGTTCTGCGTTCGTTGGTCGGGGCTGTGCTCTACACCACGCTGCTGACCGTCTTCGCCATGGGTCTGGCTACTGTGCTGCGCAGCGCCGCACTGACCATCGGGATCCTGATTCCGCTGTTCTTCATGGTGTCGACCATTCTCGCCAACATTCCACACGTGCAGAAGGTCGCCCAGTTCCTGCCGGACATCGCGGGCGGGCAGATCCTGTACCGGGAACCGCAGGGTACGACGGTCCTCAACCCGTGGACCGGCCTGGCGGTGCTGGTGGCGTGGACGGCCGCCGCGGTAGTCGGGGGCTTTCTGGTGATTCGGCGTCGCGACGCCTGA
- a CDS encoding ATP-binding cassette domain-containing protein, which translates to MIEIHGLTKRFGRVTAVDDLSFVARPGSVTGFLGPNGAGKSTTMRMVLGLDRPTSGFATVCGRPVRELRHPARTVGAVLDAGWVLPQRSARAHLRWIAAASGLPASRVDEVIAEVGLTTAAGRRVRGFSLGMRQRLGIAAALLGDPEVLLLDEPVNGLDPDGILWLRGLVRGYAEQGRTVLLSSHLLAELAGNVDEVVVIGRGRLITQQAIGSFLASSAATRVRVRVDDPDRLRVALTEGGHTFGTHDERDPTVLTVSGLRTEEVGALARTAGCTVWELTAQTASLEEAFLKATKTHSEHVAGEAGNA; encoded by the coding sequence ATGATTGAAATTCATGGGCTGACCAAACGCTTCGGGCGGGTGACCGCCGTGGACGACCTGTCGTTCGTTGCGAGGCCCGGTTCGGTGACCGGGTTCCTCGGCCCGAACGGGGCCGGCAAGTCCACCACCATGCGGATGGTGCTCGGCCTGGATCGCCCCACATCCGGCTTCGCCACGGTCTGCGGTCGGCCGGTTCGCGAACTGCGGCACCCAGCCCGGACCGTCGGCGCGGTTCTCGACGCGGGCTGGGTGCTGCCGCAACGGTCGGCAAGGGCACACCTGCGCTGGATCGCCGCCGCGAGTGGGTTGCCGGCGTCGCGGGTCGATGAGGTCATCGCCGAGGTCGGGCTGACCACCGCCGCCGGCCGCCGGGTCCGTGGCTTCTCCCTCGGCATGCGTCAACGACTCGGTATCGCCGCGGCCCTGCTGGGTGATCCCGAGGTGTTGTTGCTCGACGAGCCGGTCAACGGCCTCGATCCGGACGGCATCCTCTGGCTGCGTGGCCTCGTGCGCGGGTACGCCGAACAAGGCCGCACGGTACTGCTCTCCAGCCACCTGCTGGCGGAGCTGGCCGGCAACGTGGATGAGGTGGTGGTGATCGGCCGGGGTCGGTTGATCACACAGCAGGCGATCGGTTCGTTCCTGGCGTCGTCGGCGGCCACCCGCGTGCGGGTGCGGGTTGATGACCCGGACCGGTTGCGCGTGGCATTGACGGAGGGCGGGCACACCTTCGGGACGCACGACGAGCGGGATCCGACGGTACTGACCGTTTCCGGGCTGCGTACCGAGGAAGTCGGTGCGCTGGCCAGGACGGCGGGATGCACAGTGTGGGAGCTGACGGCGCAGACCGCGTCGCTGGAGGAGGCGTTCTTGAAGGCTACGAAGACCCACTCCGAGCACGTCGCCGGGGAGGCCGGTAATGCGTGA
- a CDS encoding ABC transporter permease translates to MRESLAAEWLKLRSVRSTYVLLGSVVMVTVLLAAAVGASASGAHDPVRRNDLLVGLLGYGLVIYMALSALSVSQEYSSGTIRTTFGVLPHRGFVVVVKASLLAAVCAASAAVLTPVALLVGSAAAGQALEWDGARRLLWGVPVIVGITAVIAVAVGVLVRRTAIALAIVIIWPLLIEGLTTLVPRFGPRLATLLPFTNAHFFLGDSQGLAFAWPPATGLLVFAGVAGMLLGAAVLTVRYRDV, encoded by the coding sequence ATGCGTGAGTCGTTGGCCGCCGAGTGGCTCAAGCTTCGTTCCGTGCGCTCGACCTATGTCTTGCTCGGCAGTGTGGTGATGGTGACCGTGCTCCTGGCGGCGGCGGTTGGCGCCTCGGCATCCGGTGCGCACGATCCGGTGCGCCGCAATGACCTCCTGGTCGGGCTTCTGGGCTACGGCCTGGTCATCTACATGGCGCTGAGTGCCCTGAGCGTCAGCCAGGAGTACAGCTCCGGCACGATCCGGACGACGTTCGGTGTACTGCCACACCGAGGGTTTGTGGTTGTGGTCAAGGCGAGCCTGCTCGCCGCCGTGTGCGCGGCCAGCGCCGCCGTGCTGACCCCTGTCGCACTCCTGGTGGGCAGTGCGGCGGCCGGGCAGGCGCTGGAGTGGGACGGCGCTCGGCGGCTATTGTGGGGCGTCCCGGTAATCGTGGGTATCACAGCTGTCATAGCAGTTGCCGTGGGGGTGCTGGTGCGCCGGACCGCCATCGCGCTGGCGATCGTCATCATCTGGCCGCTGCTTATCGAGGGTCTGACCACGCTGGTGCCGCGGTTCGGGCCGCGCCTGGCCACGCTGCTGCCGTTCACGAATGCGCACTTCTTCCTCGGCGACTCGCAGGGGCTCGCCTTCGCCTGGCCGCCGGCGACCGGCCTGCTGGTCTTCGCTGGAGTCGCCGGGATGCTGCTGGGTGCGGCCGTCCTGACGGTCCGCTATCGCGACGTGTGA
- a CDS encoding LLM class flavin-dependent oxidoreductase, giving the protein MRRSILLPFAPTQPEHVVPFAKLVQQAGATRLWQGQGMVLESHQLAAWLAGRGLRVPVGFGVSLMPFRSPYLAALEARSTAMATGHPVVAGFGPGSAQLQAALLGSPYRKPLQAARDYLRAVRGLLAGDAEQALVPAVAPPVQVGLGVLRPRMARLAGEAADVAITWLCSADYVRTTLIPSIRAAERTLEAPVQVTAIVPCALADPDRDLTALVEAACGAHSRAPHYADVLRRSGVELRGAPTRDAHRLADSGVFLYGSAEDIHQRLDAYRAAGVDEVVLNVTGVASVYGPRAAARDLLALLRA; this is encoded by the coding sequence ATGCGCCGGTCGATCCTGCTGCCGTTCGCACCCACCCAGCCCGAACATGTTGTGCCGTTCGCGAAGCTGGTGCAGCAGGCCGGCGCGACCCGGCTGTGGCAAGGTCAGGGCATGGTGCTGGAATCGCACCAGTTGGCCGCCTGGCTCGCCGGGCGCGGCCTACGGGTGCCGGTCGGCTTCGGCGTCTCGCTGATGCCGTTCCGCTCGCCGTATCTCGCGGCGCTGGAGGCCCGCTCAACGGCCATGGCCACCGGCCATCCGGTCGTGGCGGGCTTCGGCCCGGGCTCTGCGCAATTGCAGGCGGCCCTGCTGGGCAGCCCGTACCGCAAGCCGCTGCAGGCGGCTCGTGACTACCTCCGCGCGGTGCGCGGCCTGCTCGCCGGTGACGCCGAGCAGGCCCTGGTTCCGGCCGTGGCTCCGCCCGTACAGGTGGGCCTGGGCGTGCTACGCCCGCGGATGGCCCGGCTCGCCGGAGAGGCGGCCGACGTGGCGATCACCTGGCTGTGCTCGGCCGACTACGTGCGGACGACCCTGATCCCATCGATCCGGGCCGCCGAGCGCACCCTGGAGGCTCCGGTCCAGGTCACCGCGATCGTGCCCTGTGCGCTGGCCGACCCGGATCGGGATCTCACCGCGTTGGTGGAGGCTGCGTGCGGGGCACACTCCCGCGCGCCGCACTACGCTGACGTCCTGCGGCGCTCCGGAGTGGAACTGCGCGGCGCGCCTACCCGGGATGCGCACCGGCTCGCCGACAGCGGTGTCTTCCTGTACGGCAGCGCTGAGGATATTCACCAGCGACTGGACGCCTACCGCGCCGCCGGCGTCGACGAGGTCGTGCTCAACGTGACCGGGGTCGCGTCGGTGTACGGACCGCGGGCAGCTGCTCGGGACCTCCTGGCTCTGCTACGGGCGTGA
- a CDS encoding ABC transporter ATP-binding protein, producing MIEVKQLSKRYGATVAVDGLSFTVEPGRVTGFLGPNGAGKSTTMRAMVGLDRPTSGEVLIDGKRYDQLAHPLRQVGALLDARSLNGGRTVRGHLQGLALSNRIPAARVHEVLDIVGLAGVAGKRAKGLSLGMSQRLGVAAALLGDPQVLLLDEPVNGLDPEGILWIRGLMKRLAADGRTVFVSSHLMSEMALTADHLIVIGQGRLLADSSVSEFIDRNARSFILIRTPEPEKMRSTLTTAGIRVEQGGDGALEAVGTTLEAVGALAAQHQVTVYEISPQVASLEEAFMQLTANAVEYRAQQGV from the coding sequence ATGATCGAAGTCAAGCAACTCAGCAAGCGCTACGGTGCGACCGTGGCCGTGGACGGGCTGTCGTTCACCGTCGAACCCGGACGCGTCACCGGTTTCCTCGGTCCCAATGGCGCCGGAAAGTCCACCACCATGCGGGCCATGGTCGGCCTCGACCGGCCTACCTCCGGCGAGGTGCTGATCGACGGTAAACGCTATGACCAACTGGCCCACCCCCTGCGCCAGGTGGGCGCGCTGCTCGACGCGAGGTCCCTGAACGGTGGCCGGACGGTGCGGGGACACCTGCAGGGCCTGGCCCTGAGCAACCGGATCCCGGCCGCACGAGTCCATGAGGTGCTTGACATCGTCGGGCTCGCGGGCGTGGCCGGCAAGCGCGCCAAGGGCCTCTCGCTCGGCATGTCCCAGCGTCTGGGTGTCGCCGCCGCGCTGCTCGGCGACCCTCAGGTGCTGCTGCTCGACGAACCGGTCAACGGACTCGACCCGGAGGGAATCCTCTGGATCCGGGGCCTGATGAAGCGCCTGGCCGCCGACGGCCGGACGGTCTTCGTCTCCAGCCACCTGATGAGCGAGATGGCGCTCACCGCAGACCATCTCATCGTCATTGGGCAGGGACGGCTGCTGGCTGACAGCTCGGTCAGCGAGTTCATCGACCGCAACGCCCGTTCGTTCATCCTGATCCGCACGCCCGAGCCGGAGAAGATGCGTTCCACGCTCACCACCGCGGGCATCCGCGTCGAGCAGGGCGGCGACGGTGCGCTCGAAGCCGTCGGGACGACCCTGGAGGCCGTCGGCGCGCTGGCCGCGCAGCATCAGGTGACGGTGTACGAGATCAGCCCGCAGGTTGCCTCCCTGGAGGAGGCGTTCATGCAATTGACGGCCAACGCGGTGGAGTACCGCGCACAGCAGGGAGTATGA
- a CDS encoding AfsR/SARP family transcriptional regulator: MIFKVLGPLEVMGTVKTGSPVRRAILIAFLLRAGQSIGVAELSGLLWDTPPNSAVANIRTHLTGLRRDLDEAAPGLGARVKTYRGTQVGYGMQVTADELDLVSFTRAAQHGRSLLLRGLVDQAASVLEDAMALWRGPFGQDLPATRWFNAHAAGLNNARFHAYEGLFTARILANRTEMLSYEIESALAESPYRQRLWELLSAVHCIEGDAAGALTVIRRCQQLFAEDLGLDLPPSLGALRTAALSWDREQALRLVASGISAGDHIGTQSLSAAS; encoded by the coding sequence ATGATCTTCAAAGTACTGGGTCCGCTCGAGGTCATGGGGACCGTCAAGACCGGCTCGCCCGTGCGGCGCGCCATACTCATCGCATTTCTGCTCCGCGCGGGTCAGTCGATAGGCGTCGCGGAACTGTCCGGGCTGCTCTGGGACACGCCTCCGAACTCTGCCGTCGCCAACATCCGCACCCATCTCACCGGCCTGCGCCGCGATCTGGACGAGGCCGCACCGGGCCTGGGCGCCCGGGTCAAGACCTACCGCGGCACCCAGGTGGGCTACGGCATGCAGGTGACCGCCGACGAGCTCGACCTGGTCAGTTTCACCCGAGCCGCGCAGCACGGCCGGAGCCTGCTGCTGCGCGGCCTCGTGGACCAGGCCGCCAGCGTCCTTGAGGACGCCATGGCGCTGTGGCGCGGCCCATTCGGCCAGGACCTGCCTGCGACCCGGTGGTTCAACGCTCACGCCGCCGGGCTCAACAACGCCCGATTCCACGCGTACGAGGGGTTGTTCACGGCGCGCATCCTGGCCAATCGCACCGAGATGCTGTCGTACGAGATCGAGAGCGCGCTGGCCGAGTCACCGTACCGGCAACGGCTCTGGGAACTGCTGTCGGCCGTGCACTGTATCGAGGGTGATGCGGCCGGCGCGTTGACCGTGATCAGACGATGTCAGCAACTGTTCGCCGAGGACCTCGGCCTGGATCTGCCTCCGAGTCTCGGCGCGTTGCGTACCGCTGCTCTGAGCTGGGACCGCGAGCAAGCTCTGCGGTTGGTGGCTTCGGGCATCTCCGCCGGTGATCACATCGGCACCCAGTCCCTCTCCGCCGCTTCCTAG